The following are encoded together in the Lates calcarifer isolate ASB-BC8 unplaced genomic scaffold, TLL_Latcal_v3 _unitig_863_quiver_1496, whole genome shotgun sequence genome:
- the LOC108880164 gene encoding LOW QUALITY PROTEIN: dual specificity protein kinase CLK4-like (The sequence of the model RefSeq protein was modified relative to this genomic sequence to represent the inferred CDS: inserted 1 base in 1 codon), whose translation MGMKDNDRGLWRDGDDSKTDLHTEGKTRCFNQGTHQTSPEACSMQPEDDSLRLESASLGESAVTADDDGVKRSHKGESCENDEEGHLVYHIGLVMNERYEVVSTLGAGAFGKVVECIDRHRDEHVAVKIVRNIDCFREVAKSEIAVLEEINSLDDDNRFACVRMLDWFEHEGHICIVFELLGLSTFEFLRRNQFLPFSVEQIRHMAFQIFRAICFLHRNKLTHTDLKPENILFVSSEYDDKMERKLRSLDVKVVDFGTATFDHEHHESLVSTRHYRAPEVILDLGWNQSCDVWSLGCVLMEFYXGHTLFPTHDSKEHLAMMEKVLGPIPVHLLKQTRKQHYVHNEHLNWDRQSSSDNYIRKHCKPLKKYMQRKSEEERQLFDLLSCMLEYDVSRRITLEEALWHPFFSPMRPQKHQRS comes from the exons ATGGGAATGAAAGACAACGACCGTGGTCTGTGGAGAG ATGGTGATGATTCTAAAACAGATCTCCACACTGAAGGAAAGACCAGATGCTTCAACCAGGGCACACACCAGACCTCCCCAGAAGCG TGTTCAATGCAGCCTGAGGACGACTCGCTCCGCCTCGAATCTGCTTCTCTTGGTGAAAGCGCTGTCACTGCTGATGATGACGGAGTAAAGAGGAGTCACAAGGGAGAGAGCTGCGAGAACGACGAGGAGGGCCACCTGGTCTATCACATCGGCCTTGTGATGAATGAAAGAT ATGAGGTGGTCTCTACGCTGGGGGCAGGAGCCTTTGGGAAAGTAGTGGAGTGTATTGATAGACACAG AGACGAGCACGTGGCCGTGAAGATCGTGAGGAACATCGACTGTTTCCGTGAAGTGGCGAAATCTGAGATCGCAGTGCTGGAGGAGATCAACAGCCTGGATGATGACAACAGATT TGCCTGCGTGAGGATGCTGGACTGGTTCGAGCACGAAGGTCACATCTGCATCGTGTTTGAGCTCCTCGGCCTCAGCACCTTCGAGTTCCTGCGGAGGAACCAGTTCCTGCCGTTCAGCGTGGAGCAGATCAGGCACATGGCCTTCCAGATCTTCAGAGCCATCTGCT TCCTGCATCGTAACAAACTGACGCACACGGACCTGAAGCCAGAAAACATCCTGTTTGTGTCCTCGGAGTATGATGACAAGATG gagaGGAAACTGAGGAGTCTGGATGTGAAGGTGGTGGATTTCGGCACTGCCACATTCGACCATGAACACCACGAATCCCTGGTGTCGACCCGCCACTACCGAGCTCCAGAAGTCATACTGG ATCTGGGCTGGAACCAGTCCTGTGATGTTTGGAGTTTGGGCTGTGTTCTCATGGAGTTTT CTGGACATACACTCTTCccg ACCCATGACAGTAAAGAACATCTGGCCATGATGGAGAAAGTCCTCGGACCGATTCCCGTCCACCTGCTGAAACAGACCAg AAAGCAGCATTACGTTCACAATGAGCATCTGAACTGGGACAGGCAGAGCTCCTCTGACAATTACATCAGGAAACACTGTAAACCTCTAAAG AAGTACATGCAGAGGAAGAGTGAGGAGGAGCGGCAGCTGTTCGACCTGCTCAGCTGCATGTTGGAGTACGACGTCTCCCGGCGGATCACCCTGGAGGAGGCGCTGTGGCACCCGTTCTTCAGCCCGATGAGGCCGCAAAAGCATCAGCGTAGttag